The following DNA comes from Chelmon rostratus isolate fCheRos1 chromosome 3, fCheRos1.pri, whole genome shotgun sequence.
AGAAACCTGGAATCTAATTAGCCGAGCGAGCAAAGCCCTAACATTCAAACACCTTTCAACCACCATTCCTGACCTGTACAGCATTTTAATATGTTATTATTAATCAATGACCACTTCTCGTATTAGCGAGACAATCTTACATGTGTGATTTTACTAGAAAGAAAATGTCCATGTTATGGTAACAATGCTACCTATGGTCTAGtactttacagtgttttttgcaCCATTGATGCAAACAATGTTAAGATCTGTGGGACTAGTCACTGATTAATGGCCTTTCATAATGTTTTTAAACTCTTACAACACTTCATATCAcaacatgatttttttatttttctctgtcttgtaaaaatcaaactttaaagataaaataatagCTAGCTGTTTTGTAGGAGAATAAAGGCAAGAGCAGCGTTTTTCCTCTTATTAATGGTGAATGACTCTCTGTCTTGCAATGTTTTAATAAAACTATTCCAGTGTCGTCTGCTCACCTGACTTAAAGTTGTATTTGAACTCCTGTGCGACGCTTTCTGGGATTTAGCCAATCTGATGATCCAATGTTTCTCATGATGGAAAAGAGGTCCACACTGATGTTTAAGAGGCAgtaatgtttgtgtgcatgtagtCTGTACAGGACTTCAAATACACCTCTGTTCAGATGTGACAGACAAACAATGTTTTCtatggctgtttttattttctgatggTTTAACTAAGATATTAATGATGTACATGTCAAAACTGTGGTAATGATATCATTCAGCCtggaataaatgttttaaaaaaaggaattaaaGCAACTTTAACGTACTGATCAAGACTGTGCATTCTTTttaatgtgaatgaatgaaacacagaGGTGTCGGTCTCATGTCAATCCTTGACTTGCGCCTAAATTTCCAATGAAATGCACAGTAACAAATTTTGTATGACTGAACTGAGAGAAAAgatccagtggtggaagaagcactcagatcCATTACTTAAGTACCAATACcacaatgtagaaatactccattacaaatAAAGGTTCTGCAACCAAAACTACTAAAGTAAAGGTACATAGGTATTGACAAAGAAATGCTCATTAAGTATCAAAAGTAGAATAAAACTTCCTATTCTGCAGTAACATGACGCCTGTGACAGAGTGATTATTCTCTTTCATCATCAGACTGATGCTTTTATGTGTCCgtacattttactgttgcagctggttgatgTGAAGCTAGTTTGAATGACTTCATATACAGTTAGTTCAGGGATTCCCAACATAGGGCTCGGGCCCCTCCACAGGAACACAGGATAAGTCTGAGGGGCCGTGAGTTGATTaatgtgagaaaatatgttaaaaaaaaataaaataaaacaagcagttgttaaaatgaaactaaaacCCAACCAGACACTGCTTTTTACAGTATGTGAGTAAAcatacttagttactttccaccactggaaagTTCTTTTTGAGACTTAAGCATGTAGGTTTTTACAACCACTAAACACACTTAAAGAATAAGCTTCTATGactttattgttgttttttaattgttgttatTCTTCAGTGGTGCACTTAATTTGAATTcagactgatgtgttttatcagaagttttgtttttcattaccTCTAGATGCTCTTGGTTTATTTAAAGTAGTTTTAACAGATTTCTTGGGAAAAGAAGTCAAGTTGACCAAATACAGTATAAGTTACATTTTGGACCCCTGAATTCAGTTGCATTAAATTTCCAGCACATCTCTTGTGTTTCACATAAATGCTGTATTAAATAAGTATGAAAGCAATTGTCCAAAGATAAAGCCTACAAATGAACTCCCAGGTCATAGAAAGACATCAAATATAATCAGCATCAATCATAATTTAAATAACAGTGATTTATATACTATACTGTTACTTACTCCCTGGTGCCATGTAGCTATATTAAGGTGCTGTAGGTGTGATACCAGGAATTTACATTAGATCATCAACCTACACTGGACCTCACAATCAAAGAAACTGTCTCACCTTTGTCTCCACCTAGTGGTCGTTTAGCTCAGGTACCTCATCCTCACTGGCTGGGTCACTAAATCTGTCACCAAACAAATCCAATTTTTCATCTTAACCTATCAGCAGGTAAAAAGCTCGAATGTCACTTTAATTGTGACCTAATTTTTCAGattgtcttttaaaagacagtATTTAAATCAGACCCATCACTGAACAATTACAAATAAGTGTATCTTGGTCTGAAATGAACACATCTTTTGCAAATAGTATTTTGAAGGAAAGATTGAGGGTAAAGTGTATACAGTACATGGCATCTCTGGTGATGTATCGATCACATGACATATCGTTGGAAATAGGCACCACCCTCATGAAGGCAAGACAGCTGAAAATGTTGGTCAAATAAAGCATGGTGTATTGGAGAAGAGTTGTGTCATGGTGGATAGGTGAAGCATAAAAGTGGCAAAACTTTGAAATACCTTAGTTTGATGAAATGTTAGCATTAGGTTGTAAGTCTACAAcagttaaatataaaaatgactCAGGAGAAGAAGCAGTGAACCAGttttagaaaacaaaaccagtttTTACTAGTTGCAGTAAGACAAGCCACCAGCAGGTGTCACTGTCTACCCAGCAACATGTTAGAAAACTTGAGAATAACTTACTAAATTCActagtgtctctctctctcccttcactcactcactcacacacacacacacacacacacacacacacacacactgcagcaaaaTGCACTGTATGTTTGACAGGATCTgatcttttaatgtttttctgtgtaaacaCGACTCAACCTCTCACTCAGTCAGGTGTCCCCTGAAAGCAGACTGTATCATCGCCAAGGCAACCACATCCagactctcactctctctctctgtctctctcactctcttacacacacacacatacacacacacacagaggcatgcagTCCGGTCATGTTTTGCCTTTATCTCTCCAGGGCCATGTGCACAGCTTGATCAGATaagaagactgtgtgtgtctgtgtgtgtgtttatagagTTTTGTGGGCTCATGGGTGCAGGAGGAGGGGCTGGTCTCCAGACAGGAACCCGACAGCTCACAAACAAGGCCAGAGGTTAAAGGTTGAAGCGGTGTCCCTTACAACCCCACTTAAAACGCcccacagtgaaaacagcacacaatCTCACGTTCGCATTTTTGACCAGAAACTGTTTTTATTCGGTTCAACCATGATGTCTACATACAGTCCAGATACTGGAGAGAGCATGTGCGCTTCAGAAGCAACAGTTCATCATATAAATTCATTTAACGAGGGACAGAATTTAACTTAATATAGACGTAGACATAGAAGACGACCCAACATGAGTCATTTGTCAATAAAACCTTAACGTGGATATTTCTGTTACACTGCTGCCGCGTAACATTTTCAATCATTAACAATCATAATCCACCCATTTGAACGGATAAAGATGGGTGACATCAACCTTTTTAGAAGAATAATTTGACTGGATTTGAAACAAGTCCAGATTTTTGTAAGAATAGTTTAATTTGGGAAATGCTCCTGTTTGGTTTCTTGCTAAGAGTAAGAGGAGGAGATTGGTGCCACCCTCATGCTTGTATGGCAAATATGTAGCTgaaaccagcagccagttagcttagctaagcTTAGGCCAAAGACTGGTTTAGCTCATCTGATTTTGGATGTAACAAAATCTTCTTACCAGCACACctgaagctcattaattaacaaaGAGATCTGTGCACAAACAAAGTGTGAGTACTTGTGGTTTCACGGGGGGTTAAtgttggacagagtcaggccaGCTGTTCCCGCTTAGCTACTTCACCTAACTCTCGTTAAAGAAAACGAGCAGATTTCCCAACATGTCGACCTCTAATGTCCTTTTATCATATGATGAGttgcaaacagcagaaataaaacagcaaaagagcTCAGTCGTTATGGTACAGAAAGAATAATACTGAACACTGGCAAGACAAACCTTCACATACGAAGCCTGGATTCTATGAAACCATCAAAATCTCCTGCATGTTTTTGGTCTCATGCTGAAATGTGATATGAAATGAGTGATTGTTCCTGCTGCATTTCTGTGATGATTGCCTCACTTCATGTGCTGAATCCAAACTGGTTAACACTGGAGCATGCAGGGGTGCAAATGGGCCACCAAGTAATGCATTCACATGTGTCACAGCTGAAAGTGGAGAGAAGACACTGGAGATGGACGAGAGTGTGAGGAAAAGCGTAACAGGCTGCATGAAACGGCAAAAGTTTTTCCTATACGGTGAACATGCAATGGTGAAAAAGTGGGACCAGCAGTCAGAGGATCAGACAGGTTTTTAACAAACCGCCGGGCTACTCAAACTCACTCGCAAGAGACAATGACGGCCAACAGCAAGTTTGTGCTAGTTTACAGACGTCTTcctggttcaactttgacctaCTCAGGTTTCCTGTGCAACAGAATTATCACTGGCTTTGccactttcagttttacctccaaataaagtggtttaaaaaataagatttaaagGAGTAATTAGAGATTTCCAGAAATGCACAGTTTTTGTGTTCTTGCtgaattagatgagaagattgataccactctcatgtctgcacagtaaaCATGACAcgacagccagcagctggttagcttagcttagcacgagctaaggaggagagagagctagcctggctctgaccaaaaacaataaaatctgcCTTCCAGCACCTGTAACGCTAATGAATTTAACATGTGTCATCTTGTTTTTTAGTCCTTAcagaaagtgtgaaaatgacaaacaatctGATCGTCTGACCGCTCGTGTTTCTTCCATCTCACTTTGTTGCAGCTACGAATGTTCCCGGAATTCGGAAATTACTTTGGTGAGCACAATGTTATCATAACTGATAGCACGATGGAAGACAAATTAAGAGAAGCTGCAACAAAACCAAATTACCCTCTAAGCCTGAACGTGACATGCTAGCAATGGCTCGATGCGCAGCTGAGACTGACCAGCCGAGCGCAGACAGGGGAACGATGAGGCAGGTGTGACAGGCTCAGTCTGGAGCCCAGATGTCCACCGTACAGAAGATAAACCTTTTCATTCAGGTGacaatgtggcttttttttgcGTGCCACCCTTGGGTTGAACTTTAAATTAAAAGTTGTCTCTCCATTTTTCATCCTTCCAAGAAATGTGACCTTCACTCTTCatctttgtttgaaatgttttggccTTTTGACACCGAGACGAGTCCAGGCGTCGACTCATAAAACGGCAgactttccaaaaaaaaaaaaaaaaagtcagtccACCACTCAGACTGCTGTTGGACGCGAGGAAATCGTTTAGGTCCAGAGATTCTTCAGCACTGAGGAGCCAGTGGGGGGCAGCAGTGAGGTCTCTTTATTCCTGGACGTCTGCAATGATTTCCTCCTCCAACAGAGAAAATTGAGTTCAGGCAGACATTTACTTTATCCTCCTGCATCAGCCTGCCTGCGTCTCTGGATGGGTGTTAAAGTCGCCGGGGGCCGGGGCACCAAGGAGTGTCTGGGTACAGCAGACAATGGACTGACCTGAACCTGAGAAAGAGGCGGAAATGAGTGTCACAATGCCTGGAAGCTGCCAACTGGgggatttcaaaataagaccGTGAATACAAttagcgcgcacacacacacagacgcacacaatGAACAAAGCCAGGAAACTTGTCACAGTAGTAAAACACTCACAACAAGAAGCGCTTACATAAAGGAGAAATGTAGTACACATGTTTTAAGGCTGCTCCCGAATCAGATAAAATACAAGACCCAGCTGTATGCACTGCTGATCGTTCGAAAAGGCGTTTAATCTTTCTCAATTAGCCCATCCACCAACAGGTCAGCGCGCTTATCTCATTATCTCCAGcactccctccctgcctccagGCACACTGCCACCACAGCGTATTGACAAAGTACAGAGGTGATGACAATTAGCCCAGCTCGATACACAATGATACAATTACTAACTAGAGGACAAAGCAAAGCAAGAGAAGGGAAGGGGGACGAGTGAAAAAGGAAGACTGAAGATAAGATCagcttgtgttgtcttgtttgcttACAGCATCACTGACTGGATGTCCGCTCTGTATTTACAAGATCAAGCAAAGTTTAATCTTCCCCTtcgttagcatttagccaatCAAATGGTTCGAATTAGAGCCGCACACTGAGACAGGAGAGTAATCACAGatggagctgaaacaattaactAGTAACTTAATTGGTTAGTTTATCGACAGCAGCCGATTAATGttgcaaaaatgccaaacattttctaattCCAGCTTCTTAATTGAGAGGATTGgatgcttttcttcatcttatttAATAATTAACTGAATGCCTTTGCTTTTCGGGTTGAAACAACAAACTTGATTGCATCACTTCAGGCTTTTCTCACTATTTTATGACGTTTTATAGTCCAAACAATTAATCGGTTAactgtgaaataataaaattagTTGTAGCCCCAGATGTTTTGAGCTGTGTTCCTTCCTGCACATCTGTCATAAACtgatacacacagatattttaCCTTGTAGGATCGTCACTTATTGAAAATGCTCCTTTCAGGTTGACAGCGTTCCTGCTGTTTTCCACGGCGCCGTAGCTGAGCGTCACCTGAAGGCGGGAAAACACAAGCACGAGCAGTTTAGACAGCTGGCgggtcagtatgtgtgtgtatgtgtgtgtgtgtgcgcgtgtgtgtgtgtgtacctggctGTGTATGTCTGACACCAGTCCCAGGTTCTCCAGGTGCGAGTGGAACAGCGCTGAGCGGATGAGGCTCACGCCAAGCAGCGCTTCCACGATGTAGCCGACGGTGCAGTCGTCCGGGAGGCGGATGTGCTCAGCCGTCGCCATGAAAGCGCCATTGCTAGACAGAGAAAGGCGCGGAGAgcgtgaggaagaggaggttcGATGATATAGCGGCAAACATATCTCAGAATTGATCAAAGCGAAGACCTACCTTGCCCAGGGTTTCATCTTGAGCGCGAGGCCGCGGCTCAGACAGAATCCCGCTCCTCCTGTGGCGAACCAGAAACGCACCTGCTTctgtacacgcacacacgcacacacgcacgcacacacacacacatcatgagTGGAGGTGCAGGAATCATACAGCTGAGCGGGTAGCTGAGCCCAGGAGCTAACCAGAGTAAACAAATGCTTCTTTAATCGcttttttacttcttttctgCAGGAGGCAAGAGTGTTTTAAGAGGCGAGAGACTTCCCGGGGAACGAGGTGGAGGTGCATGTTTTAGTTATGGTGCAGAAAGGGTGTTAGAATTAATTGTTATTATGATTGGTGCATGACCAAAACACTGAATAGGTGTAAGCATATCTCCTCCATTGTGTAAGTTTATATTGTTTATCTATTAGTCTGATATATAAGTGAACTGGCCGCTCACACACATTTCCCAGCTGAATCACACCTGCACCAACATGTCGGCAGTCGCTGGTTGGTAGCGGGAACATTTTAACATATTGCCCAACCCTAATACAGAGCTTAACAATACACGcatgaaacaaaagaaaccaaacaggGATTTAAATTGGTGTAATAACCTAATGTTTAAGGAGAAATCTGTTAAATACAACAGACTTGAAGTGTATGATTGTATGCAAAATGCTGGTATAATATACAAATAATGATAATGGCGtgatagaaaaaaaactaaaatccAAATATTTCTATGTTATTATTACATTCATTCTATGTAATTGTTGTAATTGTAATCACAGCTATACAATAAGAATAAAAAGGGTAAATAGGCAAAAGTTTACCATTTCAGTGGTGCCGagtctctctgcagcctctaTTGGTCGCTCGAGGCTCGGCCGGCCGATGTAGACGTCCTGTGTGTGACTGTACTGAGACAGAAGCTTCAGCAGGGAGCCGACGTTCAGGTAATTATCATCGTCGACGTGACAGAACCACCTGCAACGGACGAGGCCGGGCGTCAGGAAAACGCTCGCCGTGTGTGAGCTTACGagctgggtgtgtttgtgtgtgtgtgtggagtgtgtctTACTTCTTGCCAGAGTTCATAAACATGTCATATTCCAGAGCCATTTTACAGGAGAGGGCCTGACGGTTGTGGGCCGATGAACAGTTGGTGTTGATCAGGTGAGCTCCTGATAATCAATGACAAGCAGAAATCAATAAGCAGCCCCGACACAGTCACAGTTAAAGACTTAAAATGGGGAAAAAGTGAAGGAAGGTGTTTATTTGATGAGCAACTTTGACTAAAAAAAGCAAGGAAGCTGCTTTTTGATCCTATTACATGCTGAAATTACAATGGCCTTTCCTGCACTGAGCCGAAAAGCACAATGTGTCTGATAGTGAGAAGAATACGgcattgaaaatgaaaacaattccATGAGTAAGACGAGGAACGGCCAGTTGATTAAACTGAAGTGACTTCCTGCACTTCATGGAAACGCAGTATTGCCCAGTCAGCAGCCTGCTTCCTGCTTTCCTGCTCACAGACTGCAGATAACACCGCTGCAACTCAGCaaaactgctctgtgtgtgtgtgtgtgtgcgtgcgcgcgcgtcTGCAGCTCAcccatcctcttcctcagcttcTCGTCGTCTCCGTCAGTGAACACGTACGTCTGTGGacgaaaacacaaacactgttacTCCAGCAGACCGCGGCGAACCAGCagggaaacaaaaacaccatcacaCAGAAGCTCTCGCTGCTCCGCCATCATTGTTCGTGGAGGATTGTTTATGACCTCAGGTGAGACTCCACCGGTttccttccacacacacacacagaagcagcgAGCAATGCTGATACTGGATGGAGGCCAAGACAAAGGTTAGCCTCTTGTCTATCAGCGGCAGAGCAGCTGGTCTCAGCCCTGTAgctgtatgcgtgtgtgtgtacatgagtgTTTGTATGATGAGTGACAGGGTTAAGGGTCACTGTGCACTCAGGAAGCCATGCAGACCCCTCAACTTTCCACAGGAAATAAGCTCACACCCTGGGTGCACACACAGGGCAGTCTGTAAATACTGTCCAGGCTCTGACAGTGAGGCAGTTCAGTTTAGGCTGTTTACATCCACGCTGGGCGAATAGTGCAGACCTGGAGTCCGAGTTTTATAGGACCAtgaagatagatagatagatactttattaagctccaaagagaaatttactGAGTGAATGTGTCTACATGGCAATGGTCCAGGTCACAACTGAGCTAAATTTGGCTGTAATAGACATTTAGACATCTTGGTTACATGTGATATATGACCGTTGTTTCAGGGCCTGTATTTCAATGTCTGGGCAAGAACCACTTAACATAGAAATACAGTCATTTAAGTGCTGTGAAAAATTGCTCTATGTGTCCTTGAAATCTATAAAACGTCTACTTTTCAACATAAGACGACTTCCGACCTGCAAACCAACAGATCAATACTTAATGGGCTGCTGCAGTGCGGGTCTGGCAGAACATCAGCTGAGAAGATGCCAAACGGCTGcttatgtttgtgtattttagcCCTCAGAAATGAACCCACTGCAAAGGACTTGGCACCGAATAATAAATATGACGACTGGAGTTCGCTTTAACTTGACGATGTACTGTCTCCTCCTTAAATGGTTTACAATTCATTCCGTGGTCATCTGACTTGCAGCTAAAGGTTAGAACTCGTGGTCACTGTTTGATTTCAAATCCAATCTCACACTTTCTGACTCCCCGAGTGATGGGGGGTTTCCACTTCGCCAACCTTCCTGCCATGCAGCACGAATTCAATAATAAATCTTTGGTCCAAGTACTGTGTGATCACATCGCCGCTGTGCTCgagagagaggctggagagTCCAG
Coding sequences within:
- the LOC121604766 gene encoding beta-1,3-N-acetylglucosaminyltransferase lunatic fringe-like, yielding MWRPAGGVMSTFGSAAGPRAAAAAVTCLLVTGMLVVTVGHPSSGDPVEPPIAATSGKVFSAYFKKLTRERRAISGPPRRSAPSGPVEHLSPADLFIAVKTTGRYHRQRLELLLDTWISRNMQQTYVFTDGDDEKLRKRMGAHLINTNCSSAHNRQALSCKMALEYDMFMNSGKKWFCHVDDDNYLNVGSLLKLLSQYSHTQDVYIGRPSLERPIEAAERLGTTEMKQVRFWFATGGAGFCLSRGLALKMKPWASNGAFMATAEHIRLPDDCTVGYIVEALLGVSLIRSALFHSHLENLGLVSDIHSQVTLSYGAVENSRNAVNLKGAFSISDDPTRFRSVHCLLYPDTPWCPGPRRL